Part of the Portunus trituberculatus isolate SZX2019 chromosome 24, ASM1759143v1, whole genome shotgun sequence genome is shown below.
TCTCGTGAATTTTGTTTACTTCTCTATTCTTCCTGTATGAAGAGTTCTATCCTATCCGTGTTTGTTTATCCTCCCTATTGTTTCCGGTATGGTCTTTTTTTAAGCCTATTGTTCatatctattattttcatttttttttctaatgaataacgagaaaaaaaaactccctgTAAATACATGTCAATTTTTCTTTcgcctttatttccctttttctttttctttagtgcTTAAAATCTACTCTCAATGATTTAATATCCCTGTATAATTCTTCCATTATTCTTTCCAAATGGTGCTACTTGAAATCTATTTCTTATACCAATTTCttgctgttatatatatatatatatatatatatatatatatatatatatatatatatatatatatatatatatatatatatatatacacacacttatcCATTTTTGTTCTTAGACGCGCCGTACGAAGAATTAGCAAGTCGTCTTCCGCTCCTCCTTGGTGACATAAAGTCTGAGGGCTCACCGGAAAACAAATCGGCGCCACTGTTTCTAGGTACTCGGCTGGAGTTAATGGGGGGCACCGTGCCTTATATTCCCTGTCAGGTATGTTCCTTTTATCGAGGGAATTGAGAGGATAGACTGGGAatggacaggtagacaggtaatGGGATAAACGAGTAAATGTGTGTTTCTGCTTAGCCTAAATATTTTGGTTGTCTGTCTATAGTCGTGTTAAtttatcagttttatttatgcatttatatgCACATTAGTTCCTATCAACCTTGTGTTCTAATCTACCGTGGACAGGTGCAGGAGTATGGGGTGAAGGAGGCGGGTCGATGTGTGGCGGCACGGACAGCAAAGGGAGCCTCCACCTGGATCACCTTCATCGGAGATTCGAATCAGCGACAGAAGATTCACTCCTTTCTTGACTTTCTGCCGCCAGATCTCACCTATTTCTTCTATCTGGGGGACAAGCAGGTGAGTGGAAAGGACACGTGCCTCGCGTAGCCTCATCTGGCGTCGTATGACTGTCGTTTCGGTGCCGTGACTCGATTATTATTAGTTTATCGTATTCCCACCTCCAACTTTATGACAATACTCTTACCGAGTCATTAGTTGCTTGGATTTAcatatcttcattatttcagcTTCTTTGCGTTGTTTCTTTAGTCTGCCTCGTAAGGCTTAGTGACTTATTAGATGAAAACGTGGCAGCATGTGTTCCTGCCACTCATGTCTACCTCTACGCTAATACTGCAGGTGAGCCTCCAGGTGTTCACGGACGCCGTTTCCCACCACAAGAAACGTCCACCAGTGTTTGAAATTGTTGGtcgaccaacaccaccacgaccaccaccaacaccaacaccaacaccgtTAGATCGCCACGACAGTATCTTTCCATCTGGTATGAACGaggtttcatgttttctttcagttttaatGTTCTTGGTCTGAAGCTTTATCGAAAGAAATTTCCTTATAAAACTTTTATGCATCTCGATTTGTCATTTAACAGGAGGGGTTGAAGTGCTACGATATGCAAACAAAAGCAACGGAGGACAAACGGAATATCCACCTTCTCAGAGGGTGCTGCTCGAAGGAAAGTCACACCCACAAGAATCCTATGTTTTCAGGGTGACGGTGTTGTGGTATCCTGGAACAAACGATGCTATCAAGTCGTCGTCCTTATCTCGCAAGTTGGTAGTGACAAGACTGCAGCAGTGGCTGAATACGAACATCCTTCCTGATGCAGTAGTTGTTGGTATGAAAACATGTCTCCATAGACTGTTGATAATGGCTAATGACTTCTTTGCATAATACTCAAGTGGTCAAGTATTTGTGCTGTATTTGTGACTAAAACACTGATATATTTACTGGTCAAGTATTTGTGCTGTATTTGTGACTAAAACACTGATATATTTACTATTCTAAATTCTAATGGTTTCCGCGTCTTTCCTGgtcatccctccctttcttcccccatcttctttctcctcctcagggTTCGGCACATGGATGTTGGCTGACCGCAAGTTCACGGACGAGCTGTGGCCCTTTACAAAAGTAGAGGTAGCTGCCCTAGCACTGGAGGACACCCTCATTCAACTCGCTGCCGAGACCCATTTGCTGTTTTGGGTGCAGAGTAGGTGAGTTCTATtatcactgctgctactactactacttctactgtgtactactactactacttttactgtgtactactactactacttctactgtgtactactactactactactgtgcactgctactgctgcttctgctgtctgctactactgctacttctgctgtgctactactactgctgctatgcTGTGCTACTACTATGTGCTACTGCTGTGCTACTatgtgctgctactgctactgctgctactactgctgctgctgctactgctattgctgctactgctgctgtgtgctgttgctgctgctgctgctgctgctgctgctgtgtgctgctgctactgctgctgctgctgctgctgctgctactgctgctgctgctgctgctactgctgctgctgctgctgctgctgctactgctgctgctgctgctgctgtatgcTGCTACTGCTCTGGTGTATAAGAACTTAAAGGTCCTTCACAGAGAAACTAATGACCACCCATTGTTTTTATGTACCTACACTGGGATGGTAAAATGGAAACATATCATCATTTTTTCGCTACACTTAAACCATTACTGGACAACTCACTTTCTGAGTCAGAGCTAACCTTAGACATCAAAATTGGTagtgatgaggaaaaggcattGTGTAAGGCCATTGACAGTAATTTCCCTAGGGCTACTAGATTCCTCTGCACTAAACACCTCAAGGATAATGTTGCTGAATATCTTAAAAACAAAGAAGGGGCAAGCACTTACGCTAGAAAAGAGGTCATAGACGATCTATTTGGCCAGGAAGGCTTAGGCAGTAG
Proteins encoded:
- the LOC123508429 gene encoding uncharacterized protein LOC123508429, producing MREYDDEIVPFSEIDVLFRPLIQTVTALATRTRVIFWSQSRDAPYEELASRLPLLLGDIKSEGSPENKSAPLFLGTRLELMGGTVPYIPCQVQEYGVKEAGRCVAARTAKGASTWITFIGDSNQRQKIHSFLDFLPPDLTYFFYLGDKQVSLQVFTDAVSHHKKRPPVFEIVGRPTPPRPPPTPTPTPLDRHDSIFPSGGVEVLRYANKSNGGQTEYPPSQRVLLEGKSHPQESYVFRVTVLWYPGTNDAIKSSSLSRKLVVTRLQQWLNTNILPDAVVVGFGTWMLADRKFTDELWPFTKVEVAALALEDTLIQLAAETHLLFWVQSRRTGAWLWDSTLPFNLANLRECQRLSEAKMYYHPLYSGRWWNCFDMHHASYETNSVEIQMLLNLLCNAHLNTPAQYCCSM